A window of Pseudomonas alcaliphila JAB1 genomic DNA:
CAGACGCTTGATCGAGGCGCGGATGGTTTTGTAGTTGGTCAGCATGCCGCCCAACCAGCGGTGATCGACGAACGGCGAGCCACAACGAGCAGCTTCTTCGCGAACGATCTTGCCAGCGGAACGCTTGGTGCCGACGAACAGGATCTTGTTCTTGCCAGCAGCCAGCTTCTCAACGAAAGCCTGAGCTTCGTTGAACATCGGCAGGGTTTTTTCGAGGTTGATGATGTGAATCTTGTTACGCGCGCCGAAAATGTACTTGCCCATTTTCGGGTTCCAGTAACGGGTCTGGTGGCCGAAGTGCACACCGGCCTTCAGCATATCGCGCATGTTGACTTGGGACATGATAGTTCCTTGAATAAGTCGGGTTAGGCCTCCACGTATCCCAGCTTCCAACCCTCGAACTTGTCGAAAGGCACCCAGGAAACCGTGTCGATACGTGTGTGGGTTTGAGCTTTCGGGCTTAGTGCCCGTAAAGCGGCGCGTTTTATACCACACAAAGCCGGCTCAGGCTACAAAAGCTGGCAAACAACGCAGTAACGCCCCGCAGCGGTTGCAGTGCCCTTTGGGGCTGGCACGGCGAAGCTGCTAATATATCGCCCTTTCCGTTCGTGCCCGAGAGCTTCATATGACCGTCACCATCAAATCCGCCGAAGAAATCGAGAAAATGCGCGTGGCCGGCCGCCTGGCCGCCGAAGTGCTGGAGATGATCGGTGAACACGTCAAGCCAGGCGTCACCACCGAGGAAATCGACCGCATCTGCCACGACTATATCGTCAACGTGCAGCAGGCCATTCCCGCCCCGCTCAACTACAAGGGCTTCCCCAAGTCGATCTGCACCTCGGTCAACCACGTGGTGTGCCACGGCATCCCCAACGACAAGCCGCTCAAAGACGGCGACGTGCTGAACATCGACGTCACCGTGATCAAGGACGGCTACCACGGCGACACCAGCAAGATGTTCATGGTCGGCAAGGTCGCCGAGTGGGCCGAGCGTCTGGCCAAGGTCACTCAGGAATGCATGTACAAAGGCATCGAGCTGGTCAAACCCGGCACCCGCCTGGGCGATATCGGCGAAGTGATCCAGAAGCACGCGGAGAAGAACGGTTTCTCCGTGGTCCGCGAATACTGCGGCCATGGCATCGGCGCCGTCTTCCATGAAGAGCCGCAGGTGCTGCACTACGGCAAGGCCGGCACCGGCATGGAGCTCAAGGAAGGCATGACCTTCACCATCGAGCCGATGATCAACCAGGGCCGCCCGGAAACCCGCCTGCTCGGCGACGGCTGGACCGCCATCACCAAGGACCGCAAGCTGTCGGCGCAATGGGAGCACACCGTGCTGGTCACCGCTGACGGCTATGAGATCCTGACCCTGCGCAGCGATGACACCCTGCCGCGCACCTCGGCCTGACCGCGATCCGTAGGGTGCGCCGTGCGCACCATTGAAGCTTGTGGTGCGCATCGCGCACCCCACCTTATATAAGGAAGGCAACTGCATGCCGCAGATGGACCCCGAACTGTTTGACCGTGGTCAGTTCCAGGCCGAGCTGGCCCTGAAATCCAGCCCCATCGCTGCATTCAAGAAGGCCATCCGCGGCGCGCATGATGTGCTGGATGCGCGCTTTCGAGCCGGTCGCGACATTCGCCGCCTGGTCGAAGACCGCGCCTGGTTCGTCGATCAGATCCTGCAGGAAGCCTGGAAGCGCTTCACCTGGAGCGAGGATGCCGACATCGCCCTGCTCGCCGTTGGCGGCTACGGCCGTGGCGAGCTGCACCCTTACTCGGACATCGACCTGCTGATCCTGCTCGACAGCAGCGATCACGAAATCTTCCGCGAGCCCATCGAAGGCTTTCTCACCCTGCTCTGGGACATCGGCCTGGAAGTCGGCCAGAGCGTGCGCTCGGTCGACGAATGCGCCGAAGAGGCGCGCGCCGACCTGACGGTGATCACCAACCTGATGGAAAGCCGCACCATCGCCGGCCCCGAACACCTGCGCCAGCGCATGCAGCAGGTGACCAGCACCGATCAGATGTGGCCGAGCAAGCACTTCTACCTGGCCAAGCGCGACGAACGCAGAGCGCGTCATGCCAAGTACAACGACACCGAGTACAACCTCGAACCCAACGTCAAGGGCTCGCCCGGCGGCCTGCGCGACATCCAGACCGTGCTCTGGGTGGCACGCCGCCAGTTCGGCACGCTGAACCTGCAGGCCCTGGTCGGCCACGGCTTCCTCCTGGAAAGCGAATACGCCCTGCTGTCCTCCAGCCAGGAATTTTTGTGGAAGGTGCGCTACGCCCTGCACATGCTCGCCGGGCGCGCCGAAGACCGCCTGCTGTTCGATCACCAGGTGAAGATCGCCGCCCTGTTCGGCTATCAGGACGGCGACGGCAAGCGCAGCATCGAACACTTCATGCAGAAGTACTACCGCGTAGTGATGGGGATTTCCGAGCTGTCGGACCTGATCAACCAGCACTTCGAGGAAGTGATCCTGCGCGCCGGTGAAAGCGGCCCGGCCACGCCCCTGAACAGCCGCTTCCAGGTGCGCGACGGTTATATCGAAGTCACCCACCCGAACGTGTTCAAGCGCACCCCCTTCGCCATCATCGAAATCTTCGTGCTCATGGCGCAGCACCCGGAAATCAAAGGGGTACGTGCCGACAGCATCCGCCTGCTGCGCGACAGCCGCCACCTGATCGACGACGAGTTCCGCAAGGACATCCGCAACACCAGCCTGTTCATCGAACTGTTCAAGTGCAAGGAAGGCATTCACCGCAACCTGCGGCGGATGAACCGCTACGGCATTCTCGGCCGTTATTTGCCGGAGTTCGGCCATATCGTCGGGCAGATGCAGCACGACCTGTTCCACATCTACACGGTCGACGCGCACACCCTCAACCTGATTAAGCACCTGCGCAAGTTCCGCTGGCCGGAGCTGGCGGAGAAATTCCCGCTGGCCAGCAAGCTGATCGACAAGCTGCCAAAATCCGAGCTGATCTACCTCGCCGGCCTGTATCACGACATCGGCAAGGGTCGTGGCGGTGATCACTCGGAACTGGGCGCGGTAGACGCCGAAGCCTTCGCCCGCCGCCATCATCTGCCGGCCTGGGACAGCGCCCTGATCGTCTGGCTGGTGCAGCACCACCTGGTGATGTCCACCACCGCGCAGCGCAAGGACCTCTCCGACCCGCAGGTGATCCACGACTTCGCCCAGTTCGTCGGTGACCAGACGCACCTGGACTACCTCTACGTGCTGACCGTGGCCGATATCAACGCCACCAACCCCAGCCTGTGGAATTCCTGGCGCGCCAGCCTGCTGCGCCAGCTCTACACCGAGACCAAGCGCGCCCTGCGCCGCGGCCTGGAAAACCCGCTGGACCGTGAAGAGCAGATTCGCCAGACCCAGAGCGCGGCCCTGGACACCCTGGTACGTGGCGGCACCGACCCGGACGATGCCGAACAACTGTGGAGCCAGCTGGGCGACGACTACTTCCTGCGCCACACCGCCACCGACGTGGCCTGGCACACCGATGCCATTCTCCAGCACCCCAACGATGGTGGCCCGCTGGTGCTGATGAAGGAAACCACCCAGCGCGAGTTCGAAGGCGGCACGCAGATCTTCATCTACGCGCCAGACCAGCATGACTTCTTCGCCGTGACCGTGGCCGCGATGAGCCAGCTCAACCTGAACATTCACGACGCGCGGATCATCACCTCCACCAGCCAGTTCACCCTCGATACCTACGTGGTGCTGGATGCCGACGGCGGCTCGATCGGCAACAACCCGGCACGCATTCAGCAGATTCGCGAAGGCCTGATCGAAGCGCTGAAGAACCCGGACGACTATCCGACCATCATCCAGCGCCGCGTGCCGCGTCAGCTCAAGCACTTTGCCTTCGCGCCGCAGGTGACCATCCACAACGACGCGCAGCGCCCGGTGACCATCCTCGAACTGACCGCACCGGACCGCCCCGGCCTGCTGGCGCGGATCGGGCGAATCTTCCTCGAATACGACCTGTCGCTGCAGAACGCCAAGATCGCCACCCTCGGCGAACGGGTCGAGGACGTATTCTTCGTCACCGACGCCAACAACCAGCCGCTGTCCGACCCCGAACTCTGTGCACGCCTGCAGGAAACCATCGTCCGCCGCCTGTCCGAGCCCAGCGCTCAACCGCAGCCCCTGCAGATCAACATATGATTGCGCCGCCCCGCTTTCCGAAGTACGCGAGATAACGATGAATCCAGCCCTCGACCAGCTCCAGCCCTACCCTTTCGAGAAACTGCGCGAACTGCTCGGCAGCGTGCAACCGGCCGTTGACAAGCGCCCGATCGCCCTGTCCATCGGTGAACCCAAGCATCGCTCGCCTGACTTCGTCGGCCAGGCGCTGACCGCCAATCTCGACAAGCTCGCCGTCTACCCGACCACCCTCGGCCTGCCGGAACTGCGCCAGAGCATTGCCAACTGGTGCGAACGCCGCTTCGGCGTACCGGCAGGCTGGCTGGATGCGGCACGCCATGTGCTGCCGGTCAATGGCACGCGCGAGGCGCTGTTCGCCTTTACCCAGACGGTGGTCGACCGCAACGCCAAGGGCCTGGTGGTCAGCCCCAACCCCTTCTACCAGATCTATGAAGGCGCGGCCTTTCTCGCCGGCGCCGAGCCGCACTACCTGCCGTGCCTGGAAGCCCAGGGCTTCAACCCGGACTTCGACGCGGTACCGGCAGAGGTCTGGCGGCGCTGCCAGATCCTCTTTCTCTGCTCGCCGGGCAACCCCACCGGTGCGCTGATCCCGGTGGCAACGCTGAAGAAGCTGATCGCTCTGGCCGACGAGCATGACTTCGTCATCGCCGCCGACGAGTGCTACAGCGAACTGTATTTCGACGAGGACGCGCCGCCACCCGGCCTGCTCAGCGCCTGCGCCGAGCTGGGGCGCAGCGACTTCAAACGTTGTGTGGTGTTCCACAGCCTGTCCAAGCGCTCCAACCTGCCGGGTCTGCGCTCGGGCTTCGTCGCCGGCGACGCCAGCATCCTCAAGCACTTCTTGCTGTACCGCACCTACCACGGCTGCGCCATGCCGGTACAAACCCAGCTGGCCAGCGTTGCCGCCTGGAACGACGAAGCGCATGTACGCGCCAACCGCGACATGTACCGCGAGAAGTTCGCTGCCGTGCTGGACATCCTCGCCCCGGTGATGGACGTGCAGCGCCCCGATGGCGGCTTCTACCTGTGGGCACGTACCCCGGGTGACGACACCCTGTTCACCCGCGACCTGTTCGCCAACGAGCACGTCACCGTGGTGCCCGGCTCGTACCTGTCGCGTGAAGTGAACGGCGTCAACCCGGGTGCCGGCCGCGTGCGCATGGCGCTGGTGGCACCGCTGGCCGAGTGCATCGAGGCCGCCGAGCGTATTGCCCGTTTCATTCGCGGCGCCTGAGCCTCAGCAGGGCCTGTGGCCGGGGCTTTAGCCGCGAGCCTCCGACTCCGTAGCCCGGATGCAATCCGGGGATAGCCGCCCATGGCTTCCCGGATTTCATCCGGGCTACACGCCTCTGCTGCACGCCGGCGCTGTAACACATCGCAGCGACAGCCGCCGCCACGTCTGGACGCGACGTGGCATAATGGCCCGCCGTATTTCCCGGACCTTCCGGCACGCCACTCATCAGAGGAAGATCAATGAGTTACGTCCTGTATGGCATCAAGGCCTGCGACACGATGAAAAAGGCCAGAACCTGGCTCGATGAACACCAGGTCGACTATGCCTTTCACGACTACAAGAGCGTCGGGATCGACCGTGCAAACCTGGAAAAGTGGTGCAACGAGCATGGCTGGCAGACCGTCCTGAACCGTGCCGGTACCACCTTCCGCAAGCTGGAAGACGCGCAGAAAGCCGATCTCGACCAGGCCAAGGCCATCGAACTGATGCTGGCCCAACCCTCGATGATCAAGCGTCCAGTACTCGACCTGGGCGACAAGACCCTGGTCGGCTTCAAGCCGGATAACTACCAAGCCGCGCTGGCCTGATCAACCTCACCCGATTTCGTTGCAAGGAACCCCATCTAATGAGCACCTCCCTTTACAGCATCGCCTTTGGTGTTGGCACCCAGAACCGCCAGGGCAACTGGCTGGAAGTCTTCTACGCCCTGCCGCTGCTCAATCCGGCCAGCGATCTGGTAGCCAAGGCCGCTGAGAAGCTCGGCTACCAGGGCGGCAACCAGGCCATCGCCTTCACCACCACACAGGCCGCTGACCTGGCCGAAGCCCTGAAAGGCGTGGACGCTGCTCAAGCGGCGCTGCTGACCCGTCTGGCCGAAAGCCACAACCCGCTGGTCGCCACCTTCCTGGCTGAAGACGCCGCGCTGACCAGCACCCCGGAGGCCTACCTCAAGCTGCACCTGCTGTCGCATCGTCTGGTCAAGCCGCACGGCCTGAGCCTGGCCGGCATTTTCCCGCTGCTGCCCAACGTGGCCTGGACCAGTCAGGGCGCCGTCGACCTCGGCGAGTTGGCCGAACGCCAGCTGGAAGCACGCCTGAAGGGCAAGCTGCTGGAAGTGTTCTCGGTGGACAAGTTCCCGAAAATGACCGACTACGTGGTGCCGGCCGGCGTGCGTATCGCCGACAGCGCCCGCGTGCGCCTGGGCGCCTACATCGGCGAAGGCACCACGGTGATGCACGAAGGCTTTGTCAACTTCAACGGCGGCACCGAAGGCCCGGGCATGATCGAAGGCCGCGTTTCCGCTGGCGTATTCGTCGGCAAGGGTTCCGACCTGGGCGGCGGCTGCTCGACCATGGGCACCCTGTCCGGCGGCGGCAACATCATCATCAGCGTCGGTGAAGGCTGCCTGATCGGCGCCAACGCCGGCATCGGCATCCCGCTGGGCGACCGCAACACCGTCGAAGCCGGCCTGTACATCACCGCCGGCACCAAGGTGAACCTGCTCGACGAGGGCAACGCCCTGGTCAAGGTGGTCAAGGCACGCGACCTGGCTGGCCAGCCGGATCTGCTGTTCCGTCGCAACTCGCTGACCGGCGCCGTGGAGTGCAAGACCCACAAGTCGGCCGTCGAGCTGAACGAAGCCCTGCACGCCCACAATTGATCGTCATACCTCCCCTCTCCCTCCGGGAGAGGGGCCGGGGGTGAGGGCAAAACCACGCGGATCTGACAAACCATGTCACTGACCTCCCCCTGGCGTGCCGACTTCCCCGGCATTCTCGCCCTCGCAGCCGAAGGCCAGACCTACCTGGACAGCGCCGCCACCGCGCAGAAACCGCAGGCGGTGCTGGACGCCCTGCTCGGCTACCTGGCCAGCGGCGTGGCCAATGTGCATCGTGCCCAGCACCTGCCAGGTGAACGTGCCACCCGCGCCTTCGAGGCCACACGTAGCAAGGCCGCGCAGTGGCTGAATGCGGCCAGCAGCGATGAGATCATCTTTACCCGCGGCAGCACCGAATCACTCAACCTGCTGGCCTATGGTCTGGAGCATCTGCTGCAGCCGGGCGAGCAAATCGTCATCAGCGCGCTGGAGCACCACGCCAATCTGCTGCCCTGGCAGCAACTGGCCAAGCGCCGCAATCTCGAGTTGGTGGTATTGCCGCTGGATCACACCGGCAGCATCGATCTGCAGCAAGCGGCTCGGCTGATCGGCCCGCGCACCCGCCTGCTGGCGGTGTCGCAGCTGTCCAACGTGCTTGGCCGCTGGCAACCGCTTGCCGAGCTGCTGGCCCTGGCACGTGCGCAAGGCGCATTCAGCGTGGTCGACGGCGCGCAGGGTGCGGTGCATGGTCGCCACGATCTGCAGGCGCTGGGCTGTGATTTCTACGTGTGCTCGTCACATAAGCTCTACGGCCCGGATGGCGTCGGCCTGCTGTATGGCCGCCGCGAAGCGTTGGGCAAATTGCAGCACTGGCAATTCGGCGGTGAGATGGTGCTCGATGCCGACTACCAGAGCGCGCGCTTTCGCCCTGCTCCATTGGGTTTCGAGGCCGGCACACCAGCGATTTCAGCGGTCATAGCCCTGGGCGCAGCACTGGACTGGCTAAACGGGCTGGATCACACCGCCGTGGCACATCATGAAGCGGCCCTGCATGCCGAACTGCTGGCCGGCCTGCAAAGCCGCAACGGCGTGCGTCTGCTCGGCGAGCCGCAACTGGCGCTGGCCAGTTTCTGCGTCAACGGCGTGCATAACGCCGACCTGGCTCACCTGCTCAGCGAACAGGGCATCGCCGTGCGCGCCGGGCATCACTGCGCCATGCCACTGATGAAAAGCTTGGGTCTGAGTGGTGCGATTCGCGTCTCGCTCGGTCTGTACAACGACAGCGAGGACCTGCGGCGATTCTTCAGCGCCCTGGATAACGCTCTGGAACTGCTGCAATGAAGATCGGCCAATGGTTCGTCGTAGGAGCGGCTTCAGCCGCGAATATTGGCACCCGGACCATCGCGGCTGAAGCCGCTCCTACATGCTACGGGAGTCTCTCGCCATGAGCCTGCCACCTGCCGCCCAACAAGCCCTGGCTGCCTTCAGCGCCTGCCCAGGCTGGGAGCAGCGCGCGCGCCTGCTGATGCAATGGGGCGAACGTCTGGAGCCATTGCGCGAAACTGAACGCGTCGACGAGCACCGCGTACATGGCTGCGAGAGCCTGGTCTGGCTGATAGCCGAACAACGCGGCGAGCACCTGCACTTTCGCGCCAGCAGCGACGCCCGCCTGCTGCGTGGCTTGCTGGCCGTGCTGCTGGCGCGTGTCGAAGGTCTGCCTCGCGCCGAGCTGGCCAGTGTCGATCTGGTCGACTGGTTCAACCAGTTGGGGCTGCAGAGACAACTGTCGCCATCACGCAGCAACGGCCTCAATGCCGTGCTGCAGCGTATGCGCGAGCTGGCTGGGTCCTGAAATACCGGGTCACCGTGGGTTAGGCGCCTGCTGCCGATAGTGATCAAGCCGCAAGACATGCTGCGACGTAATCCACCAATTGGTACAACGCAGGGACGTCGCCTGGTGGGTTACGCGGCGCACAACGATGGCGGTGTCTGATAGTGTGACGTTTAGCGCCGCTAACCCACCCTTGTATCTCGACCACAGACGTTCTTCACCATTTCGACATGGTCACGTCACTAGTCGCTCTTGCCCCGCTCACGCAACGTCAGCCCCCGCAGAAAATTGCGCAGGATCTGATCGCCGCACTCGCGAAAGTGCTTGTGACCCGGCGCGCGGAACAGGGCGCCGAGCTCGGCCTTGGTCATCGGCAGGTCGACCGCTTGCAGAAGCGCCTGGATATCGTCGTCGCGCAGCTCGAAGGCCACGCGCAGCTTCTTCAGGATCAGGTTGTTACTCAGGCGCTTTTCCACCGGCAGGCGCGGCCGGCTATCGTCCTTGCCGCGCTTGTAAAACACCAGACCTTCGAGCACGTGAGCCAGCAGCACATCGCTGCAGGAACGATACCCGGGCTCGTCCTCACGCAGCAGACAGGCCGAGATCAGGCCCGGTTCGACGGGATAATCCGCCAACCGGCATAGCTCTTCCAGCTTGCCATCGCTGACATCCAGCAAATAGCGCAAGCTGCGCAGTACATCGTTATTGAGCATGCAGAAAACTCTTGGAGGAAGGAGGTAGGCAGATGCGGTTCAGTCCCGCACAGCCTGGGCCGAGGTGCTGGGTTTCCAGTCATCGGCGTTACCGGAATTAAGCGCCTGCTGAAGACGCTGCAGGTCACCACGCTGGGCAAAGTCACGCAGCCTGGCATTGAACACGCGCAACAGCTTGACGCTCTCAGGATCACCCTTGCGAAACAGCAAGCGCAGCGGCTCGGTATTCAACTGCCGCGGATGATGCACGATTTTACCGCCATCTTCCGGAAACAAACGATTCAACATGGCATAACCGACAGCGCGGTCCTGTGGATGCAGGTCGATACGCCCCAACTCCAGAAGACGAAAGCTGGTGTCCTCCTTGCCATTCTGCTCGACGCTCAGGCGGCCGGCCTGCAACGCCTCGTCGAACGCAGGGCCGTAGGAGTAACCCAGCGTCGTGCCGATGTGATACTTCAGCAAGTCCTCGACCGAGGTCCAGTCGAACGTCTGATCGCGACGATGGAACAGAACGATCTCCCCGCGCACCAGCGGGTCGCTACAAATGCCGTAATTGAGCCGACTGGGGCTGCAGCTATAGGGCATGATCGCGTGCAACTGCCCCTGCTGCAGCATCAGTACGTTGCGGTCCCAGGGATGGAAGATGAATTCGACCTGGTAACCCGCTTCAGCGAACACTGCGCTGATCAGTCGCGCCAGAGCGCCACCATCACTGCGCTCTTGGTCGACGTAAGGCGCCCAGTCACCGGTGCCGATACGCAGCTTCTGCGGCTCGGCCTGAACGGGCCCAAGGGCTACCAGCAAAACAGGTAGCGTCAGG
This region includes:
- a CDS encoding transporter substrate-binding domain-containing protein, which translates into the protein MLASLTLPVLLVALGPVQAEPQKLRIGTGDWAPYVDQERSDGGALARLISAVFAEAGYQVEFIFHPWDRNVLMLQQGQLHAIMPYSCSPSRLNYGICSDPLVRGEIVLFHRRDQTFDWTSVEDLLKYHIGTTLGYSYGPAFDEALQAGRLSVEQNGKEDTSFRLLELGRIDLHPQDRAVGYAMLNRLFPEDGGKIVHHPRQLNTEPLRLLFRKGDPESVKLLRVFNARLRDFAQRGDLQRLQQALNSGNADDWKPSTSAQAVRD
- the dapC gene encoding succinyldiaminopimelate transaminase, with protein sequence MNPALDQLQPYPFEKLRELLGSVQPAVDKRPIALSIGEPKHRSPDFVGQALTANLDKLAVYPTTLGLPELRQSIANWCERRFGVPAGWLDAARHVLPVNGTREALFAFTQTVVDRNAKGLVVSPNPFYQIYEGAAFLAGAEPHYLPCLEAQGFNPDFDAVPAEVWRRCQILFLCSPGNPTGALIPVATLKKLIALADEHDFVIAADECYSELYFDEDAPPPGLLSACAELGRSDFKRCVVFHSLSKRSNLPGLRSGFVAGDASILKHFLLYRTYHGCAMPVQTQLASVAAWNDEAHVRANRDMYREKFAAVLDILAPVMDVQRPDGGFYLWARTPGDDTLFTRDLFANEHVTVVPGSYLSREVNGVNPGAGRVRMALVAPLAECIEAAERIARFIRGA
- a CDS encoding DUF1456 family protein, which encodes MLNNDVLRSLRYLLDVSDGKLEELCRLADYPVEPGLISACLLREDEPGYRSCSDVLLAHVLEGLVFYKRGKDDSRPRLPVEKRLSNNLILKKLRVAFELRDDDIQALLQAVDLPMTKAELGALFRAPGHKHFRECGDQILRNFLRGLTLRERGKSD
- a CDS encoding [protein-PII] uridylyltransferase, with amino-acid sequence MPQMDPELFDRGQFQAELALKSSPIAAFKKAIRGAHDVLDARFRAGRDIRRLVEDRAWFVDQILQEAWKRFTWSEDADIALLAVGGYGRGELHPYSDIDLLILLDSSDHEIFREPIEGFLTLLWDIGLEVGQSVRSVDECAEEARADLTVITNLMESRTIAGPEHLRQRMQQVTSTDQMWPSKHFYLAKRDERRARHAKYNDTEYNLEPNVKGSPGGLRDIQTVLWVARRQFGTLNLQALVGHGFLLESEYALLSSSQEFLWKVRYALHMLAGRAEDRLLFDHQVKIAALFGYQDGDGKRSIEHFMQKYYRVVMGISELSDLINQHFEEVILRAGESGPATPLNSRFQVRDGYIEVTHPNVFKRTPFAIIEIFVLMAQHPEIKGVRADSIRLLRDSRHLIDDEFRKDIRNTSLFIELFKCKEGIHRNLRRMNRYGILGRYLPEFGHIVGQMQHDLFHIYTVDAHTLNLIKHLRKFRWPELAEKFPLASKLIDKLPKSELIYLAGLYHDIGKGRGGDHSELGAVDAEAFARRHHLPAWDSALIVWLVQHHLVMSTTAQRKDLSDPQVIHDFAQFVGDQTHLDYLYVLTVADINATNPSLWNSWRASLLRQLYTETKRALRRGLENPLDREEQIRQTQSAALDTLVRGGTDPDDAEQLWSQLGDDYFLRHTATDVAWHTDAILQHPNDGGPLVLMKETTQREFEGGTQIFIYAPDQHDFFAVTVAAMSQLNLNIHDARIITSTSQFTLDTYVVLDADGGSIGNNPARIQQIREGLIEALKNPDDYPTIIQRRVPRQLKHFAFAPQVTIHNDAQRPVTILELTAPDRPGLLARIGRIFLEYDLSLQNAKIATLGERVEDVFFVTDANNQPLSDPELCARLQETIVRRLSEPSAQPQPLQINI
- the dapD gene encoding 2,3,4,5-tetrahydropyridine-2,6-dicarboxylate N-succinyltransferase; the protein is MSTSLYSIAFGVGTQNRQGNWLEVFYALPLLNPASDLVAKAAEKLGYQGGNQAIAFTTTQAADLAEALKGVDAAQAALLTRLAESHNPLVATFLAEDAALTSTPEAYLKLHLLSHRLVKPHGLSLAGIFPLLPNVAWTSQGAVDLGELAERQLEARLKGKLLEVFSVDKFPKMTDYVVPAGVRIADSARVRLGAYIGEGTTVMHEGFVNFNGGTEGPGMIEGRVSAGVFVGKGSDLGGGCSTMGTLSGGGNIIISVGEGCLIGANAGIGIPLGDRNTVEAGLYITAGTKVNLLDEGNALVKVVKARDLAGQPDLLFRRNSLTGAVECKTHKSAVELNEALHAHN
- a CDS encoding SufE family protein → MSLPPAAQQALAAFSACPGWEQRARLLMQWGERLEPLRETERVDEHRVHGCESLVWLIAEQRGEHLHFRASSDARLLRGLLAVLLARVEGLPRAELASVDLVDWFNQLGLQRQLSPSRSNGLNAVLQRMRELAGS
- the map gene encoding type I methionyl aminopeptidase; the protein is MTVTIKSAEEIEKMRVAGRLAAEVLEMIGEHVKPGVTTEEIDRICHDYIVNVQQAIPAPLNYKGFPKSICTSVNHVVCHGIPNDKPLKDGDVLNIDVTVIKDGYHGDTSKMFMVGKVAEWAERLAKVTQECMYKGIELVKPGTRLGDIGEVIQKHAEKNGFSVVREYCGHGIGAVFHEEPQVLHYGKAGTGMELKEGMTFTIEPMINQGRPETRLLGDGWTAITKDRKLSAQWEHTVLVTADGYEILTLRSDDTLPRTSA
- a CDS encoding ArsC family reductase, which encodes MSYVLYGIKACDTMKKARTWLDEHQVDYAFHDYKSVGIDRANLEKWCNEHGWQTVLNRAGTTFRKLEDAQKADLDQAKAIELMLAQPSMIKRPVLDLGDKTLVGFKPDNYQAALA
- a CDS encoding cysteine desulfurase; its protein translation is MSLTSPWRADFPGILALAAEGQTYLDSAATAQKPQAVLDALLGYLASGVANVHRAQHLPGERATRAFEATRSKAAQWLNAASSDEIIFTRGSTESLNLLAYGLEHLLQPGEQIVISALEHHANLLPWQQLAKRRNLELVVLPLDHTGSIDLQQAARLIGPRTRLLAVSQLSNVLGRWQPLAELLALARAQGAFSVVDGAQGAVHGRHDLQALGCDFYVCSSHKLYGPDGVGLLYGRREALGKLQHWQFGGEMVLDADYQSARFRPAPLGFEAGTPAISAVIALGAALDWLNGLDHTAVAHHEAALHAELLAGLQSRNGVRLLGEPQLALASFCVNGVHNADLAHLLSEQGIAVRAGHHCAMPLMKSLGLSGAIRVSLGLYNDSEDLRRFFSALDNALELLQ